The following proteins are encoded in a genomic region of Coffea eugenioides isolate CCC68of chromosome 6, Ceug_1.0, whole genome shotgun sequence:
- the LOC113775842 gene encoding probable CCR4-associated factor 1 homolog 7, translated as MTVLPSHDSIHIREVWNDNLEDEFALIREIVDDYPYIAMDTEFPGVVLRPLGDYKNFTDFHFKTLKANVDLLKLIQLGLTFSDEKGNLPTCGTGKYCVWQFNFREFNPNEDVYAHDSIELLRRSGFDFKKNVDNGVDAYRFSELLMSSGIVLNDSVSWVAFHSGYDFGYLLKILTCQNLPETQEGFFKLIKMYFPTVYDIKHMMRFCNHLHGGLNKLAELLEVERVGICHQAGSDSLLTCCTFMKLKESFFHGTTEKYAGVLYGLGVDNGPNST; from the coding sequence ATGACCGTGTTGCCCAGCCATGATTCAATTCATATAAGGGAAGTTTGGAATGACAACCTTGAGGATGAGTTTGCACTGATCAGGGAAATTGTTGATGATTACCCTTATATAGCTATGGATACTGAGTTTCCGGGCGTTGTTCTTCGTCCTTTAGGGGATTATAAGAACTTCactgattttcattttaaaacCTTGAAGGCTAATGTGGACCTTCTCAAGTTGATTCAGTTGGGCCTCACGTTTTCTGATGAGAAAGGAAATCTTCCCACCTGTGGAACTGGTAAGTACTGCGTCTGGCAATTCAATTTCCGGGAGTTTAATCCCAATGAGGATGTCTATGCTCATGACTCCATCGAGCTTCTGAGGCGAAGTGGATTTGACTTCAAGAAGAATGTTGATAACGGTGTTGATGCTTATCGGTTCAGTGAGCTCCTGATGTCGTCTGGGATTGTGTTGAATGATAGTGTCAGCTGGGTTGCCTTTCACAGTGGATATGATTTTGGGTACTTGCTGAAGATCCTGACGTGCCAGAACCTGCCTGAAACTCAGGAGGGTTTTTTCAAATTGATCAAGATGTATTTTCCAACTGTTTATGATATCAAGCATATGATGAGGTTCTGCAATCACCTCCATGGTGGATTAAACAAGCTTGCTGAGCTGTTGGAAGTGGAAAGAGTTGGTATCTGCCATCAGGCTGGTTCAGATAGTTTGCTTACTTGTTGTACATTTATGAAGTTGAAAGAGAGTTTCTTTCATGGGACAACTGAGAAGTATGCAGGTGTATTGTATGGTCTTGGTGTTGACAATGGACCTAATAGTACTTGA